A part of Terriglobus roseus genomic DNA contains:
- a CDS encoding lipopolysaccharide biosynthesis protein has protein sequence MPPGNSSMGAAMFAALAGRSSSGLGSLGSLAGSLLGANNSSAIYMELLRSGTINGEIIDRFELQKVYHKRYRVDTLKALARHVQILNDKKSDVITLVVEDHDPQRARDMADAYLDGLNRQLNRTSTSSARQERIFVERRLLQSRRDLEQAQLALSEFSSTHGTIDLKEQARAEVTSGAALQAQILLEESNINSMRQIYGDGNVRLRAAEARAASLRAQLKRIAGSSAPLADESTESVSDAIAPSLRQLPRLAVPFADRYREVQVQEKLFELLTEQFEMARINEARDIPVLKVIDAPAVAEKKSFPPRALMTLALWFGVMSLVCIGWLLLDHLQEHSQDARVLLMRRIVSSLVPAWGQR, from the coding sequence ATGCCGCCAGGCAATAGCAGCATGGGAGCTGCGATGTTTGCGGCTCTTGCTGGTAGGAGTTCCAGTGGATTGGGCAGTCTGGGCAGTCTCGCAGGAAGCCTTCTGGGCGCTAACAACTCTTCCGCCATCTATATGGAACTTTTGCGGAGCGGCACGATCAATGGAGAGATCATAGATCGTTTCGAACTGCAGAAGGTGTATCACAAGCGTTATCGCGTAGATACGCTTAAGGCCTTGGCGCGCCATGTGCAGATCTTGAACGACAAGAAGAGCGATGTAATCACGCTCGTGGTGGAGGACCATGATCCGCAACGCGCACGCGATATGGCGGATGCATATCTGGACGGCCTAAATCGTCAGCTCAATCGAACAAGCACATCGTCCGCACGTCAGGAACGTATCTTCGTGGAGCGTCGGTTGTTGCAGTCCCGGCGTGATCTAGAGCAGGCGCAGCTTGCCTTAAGTGAGTTCTCCAGCACACACGGGACGATTGATCTTAAAGAGCAGGCGCGTGCCGAGGTCACATCCGGCGCAGCACTGCAGGCGCAGATCCTGTTGGAAGAATCCAACATCAATTCCATGCGCCAAATCTATGGCGACGGCAATGTTCGTCTTCGCGCCGCAGAAGCGCGTGCGGCGTCGCTCCGTGCGCAGTTAAAGCGGATTGCCGGAAGTTCTGCTCCGCTTGCTGATGAGTCAACCGAGTCTGTCAGTGATGCCATCGCGCCTTCATTGCGTCAATTACCTCGGCTTGCTGTCCCGTTTGCAGATCGTTATCGGGAAGTGCAAGTGCAGGAGAAGTTGTTTGAGTTGCTGACGGAGCAGTTTGAGATGGCCCGCATCAATGAGGCTCGGGATATCCCCGTTCTCAAGGTGATTGATGCCCCAGCTGTCGCAGAGAAGAAGTCGTTTCCTCCTCGCGCGTTAATGACGCTGGCGCTGTGGTTTGGAGTGATGTCACTGGTGTGCATCGGGTGGCTGCTTCTCGATCACCTACAAGAACATAGCCAGGACGCGCGTGTTCTCCTGATGCGCCGCATCGTTTCGTCTCTAGTTCCCGCGTGGGGGCAACGATGA